One part of the Cryptosporangium phraense genome encodes these proteins:
- a CDS encoding M20 family metallopeptidase gives MLAELAGTASPHGGERALAERFAAWAARRWPSISWQVRPLDDGSASVLASAGGPAEGSGGPARAADLVLYSHLDTSLTGDPARDAAITGRADAPPPFEHDGDTVTGFGLGVAKAPAAAAVAGFVRAAPTVRGTAHLLLAARGTHRAGHGLTGVGEYLQALPRPAAAVVAKGGPPGVLRQEPGALYLLVRLSAGWGPLMLHPGGGLLSQAAGLLSAVSTWGSNYVADVRQQAIFADPSRPDGASFGLGALRAGSPEKADLTPSTLELVGYLVLPGPIEPGAAAASLRAHLAEFDGVEVDEQLLGDGPGTPADAPIVRAATAAYEAEFGPAEPIRNWTGSTDGVVFRAAGVSTARLGPRPLPPGDDPRIDRFSVAALTQWARVYEKLVASFVSR, from the coding sequence GTGCTGGCCGAACTGGCCGGCACCGCGAGCCCGCACGGGGGAGAACGCGCGCTCGCCGAGCGTTTCGCCGCCTGGGCGGCCCGCCGGTGGCCGTCGATCTCCTGGCAGGTGCGGCCGCTCGACGACGGGTCGGCCAGCGTGCTCGCGTCCGCCGGCGGCCCGGCCGAGGGCAGTGGCGGTCCGGCGCGCGCCGCGGATCTGGTGCTGTACTCGCACCTCGACACCTCCCTGACCGGCGACCCCGCGCGGGATGCGGCGATCACCGGCCGCGCCGATGCGCCGCCGCCGTTCGAGCACGACGGCGACACCGTGACCGGCTTCGGGCTCGGGGTGGCCAAAGCCCCCGCCGCCGCTGCGGTGGCCGGCTTCGTCCGGGCCGCCCCGACCGTGCGTGGAACCGCTCATCTACTGCTCGCGGCGCGCGGGACCCACCGGGCCGGCCATGGCCTCACCGGCGTCGGCGAGTACCTGCAGGCCCTCCCGCGGCCGGCCGCGGCCGTCGTCGCCAAGGGCGGTCCGCCCGGCGTGCTCCGGCAGGAGCCGGGCGCCCTCTACCTGCTGGTGCGCCTCTCCGCGGGCTGGGGCCCGCTGATGCTCCACCCCGGTGGCGGGTTGCTGTCCCAGGCCGCCGGCCTGCTGTCCGCGGTGTCCACCTGGGGTTCGAACTACGTGGCCGACGTCCGGCAGCAGGCGATTTTCGCCGACCCGTCGCGGCCCGACGGGGCGTCGTTCGGGCTCGGTGCGCTGCGGGCCGGATCGCCGGAGAAGGCCGATCTCACACCGTCGACGCTCGAGCTGGTCGGCTACCTGGTGCTGCCCGGGCCGATCGAACCCGGCGCGGCCGCCGCCTCGCTGCGGGCACACCTGGCCGAGTTCGACGGCGTCGAGGTGGACGAGCAGCTCCTGGGCGACGGCCCCGGCACACCGGCCGACGCCCCGATCGTCCGGGCCGCCACCGCGGCCTACGAGGCCGAGTTCGGCCCGGCCGAGCCGATCCGCAACTGGACCGGCTCCACCGACGGCGTAGTGTTCCGCGCCGCCGGTGTGTCCACCGCCCGTCTGGGTCCGCGGCCCCTCCCGCCCGGCGACGACCCGCGGATCGACCGGTTCTCGGTCGCCGCCCTCACGCAGTGGGCTCGTGTGTACGAGAAGCTCGTCGCGAGCTTCGTCTCACGATGA
- a CDS encoding ribokinase yields the protein MNTFDIVVVGSLNVDVTVDVPQAPSAGQTLLGGDSRRSGGGKGGNQAVAAARLGRRTAMVGAVGGDGDGQFLLDLLRAENIDVSGVVQLPAGTRENPAGIPTGQAFVFVDADGDSTIVVSPGANDHVEVARELVASARCVLLQQEVPAAVVEEAASVANGLVVLNPAPARPVSASLLSSVDVLVPNRGELLGLAGVDRGDLVQLAQKLGTRGPVVVTLGSQGCLVVEDERSTRVPAEQVKAVDATAAGDSFCAAIADAMLDGADVVEAARWATRVAAVTVTRPGAMASLPKRAELG from the coding sequence GTGAACACCTTCGACATCGTCGTTGTCGGCAGCCTGAACGTCGACGTGACCGTCGACGTCCCGCAGGCGCCGTCGGCCGGGCAGACCCTTCTCGGCGGGGACTCCCGCCGCAGCGGCGGCGGCAAGGGCGGCAACCAGGCGGTGGCCGCGGCCCGCCTCGGCCGCCGGACCGCGATGGTCGGTGCGGTCGGTGGGGACGGCGACGGGCAGTTCCTGCTCGACCTGCTGCGCGCCGAGAACATCGACGTCAGCGGTGTGGTGCAGCTCCCGGCCGGCACTCGCGAGAACCCGGCCGGCATCCCGACCGGGCAGGCGTTCGTGTTCGTCGACGCCGACGGCGACAGCACGATCGTGGTCAGCCCGGGCGCGAACGACCACGTCGAGGTCGCGCGTGAGCTGGTCGCGTCGGCCCGGTGCGTGCTGCTCCAGCAGGAGGTGCCGGCCGCGGTGGTCGAGGAGGCCGCGTCGGTCGCGAACGGGCTCGTCGTGCTGAACCCGGCGCCGGCCCGGCCGGTCTCGGCCTCGTTGCTCTCGTCGGTCGACGTGCTGGTGCCGAACCGGGGCGAGCTGCTCGGGCTGGCCGGCGTCGACCGCGGTGACCTGGTGCAGCTGGCCCAGAAGCTCGGCACCCGTGGGCCGGTCGTCGTCACGCTGGGCTCCCAGGGCTGCCTGGTCGTCGAGGACGAGCGCTCGACCCGGGTGCCGGCCGAGCAGGTCAAGGCCGTGGACGCCACCGCGGCCGGCGACAGCTTCTGCGCCGCGATCGCCGACGCGATGCTCGACGGCGCGGACGTCGTCGAGGCCGCGCGCTGGGCGACCCGGGTCGCCGCGGTGACCGTCACCCGCCCCGGCGCGATGGCCTCGCTACCCAAGCGCGCCGAGTTGGGCTGA
- a CDS encoding ATP-binding protein — MTTILSAPAAAASRAVLDPERLRVLTETGLLDGPAVDVLDRLTGLATRVLGAPVALVSLVDSGRQFFVSAVGLPEPWAERRQTPHTHSFCQYVVAADAPLIISDARADELLCTNLAIPDIGVIAYAGYPLRSPDGHPLGSFCVIDTKPREWTASDLAVIADLASAAQSEIAVRLSHAQLARMSSALDHERTFLASLLDSLDTGVAACDADGRLVLFNRAMRRDVEAPTTGVPSADWAEQYGLCTADGVPFRAGETPLARAFRGEVVQHADLVVRRSGRADRQYLANAQPIRAADGTRLGAVVALHDVTAAVRTERLRAVQHAVATALTEATSAADAAARTVAAVSNGMGWSSGEYWQLGEGRATLVASTGRPGDGAVALAVGEGGEPLSRERQSDGPGATLGLPVRSGDGLLGVLVFRHDGPLGCDEELLSRLDGVGAYLARFVESRRAQAAWRAFEQVVSSIDDYVWSVEVGPHGEATLLFASPNGARVFGADLYTPDGRTVQLSELVHPDDAESLATFHASVREGRPGELEARFVGRDGVVRWVWTRAVPRRESDRLYIDGICTDITERNRISSEREELLARKRQQIAELRELDRMKDELVALVTHELRSPITSIRGYLELVFDEPEGISPAADHFLRIVDRKAADLQQLTDDLLDMARLDAGEISVDVRPVSLSKLVGDVVTDLRPAAEAKHLTVAVTTDGPVVVCADPARFRQVLTNVVSNAVKYTPDGGQVSIRAANADGVATLDVADTGIGIPADQYPRLFERFFRTSNAVQQGIKGTGLGLAITKAIVERHGGTIAARPGVPCGTVFTITLPASAE, encoded by the coding sequence GTGACGACGATCCTGTCGGCCCCGGCGGCGGCCGCGTCCCGGGCCGTGCTGGACCCGGAGCGGCTGCGGGTGCTGACCGAGACCGGGCTACTCGACGGCCCGGCCGTGGACGTCCTGGACCGGTTGACCGGCCTGGCCACCCGGGTGCTGGGCGCCCCGGTGGCGCTGGTCTCGCTGGTCGACTCGGGCCGCCAGTTCTTCGTCAGCGCGGTCGGGCTGCCCGAGCCGTGGGCCGAACGCCGTCAGACCCCGCACACGCACTCGTTCTGCCAGTACGTCGTGGCCGCCGACGCGCCGCTGATCATCAGCGACGCGCGGGCCGACGAGCTGCTCTGCACCAACCTGGCCATCCCGGACATCGGCGTTATCGCGTACGCGGGATATCCGCTGCGGTCGCCGGACGGGCACCCGCTCGGTTCGTTCTGCGTGATCGACACGAAGCCCCGGGAGTGGACGGCCTCCGACCTGGCCGTCATCGCGGACCTGGCGTCGGCGGCCCAGTCCGAGATCGCGGTGCGGCTCAGCCACGCCCAGCTGGCCCGGATGTCGTCGGCGCTCGACCACGAGCGGACGTTCCTGGCCTCGCTGCTCGACAGCCTCGACACCGGGGTCGCGGCCTGTGACGCCGACGGGCGGCTGGTGCTGTTCAACCGGGCCATGCGCCGGGACGTCGAGGCGCCGACGACCGGCGTGCCCAGCGCGGACTGGGCCGAACAGTACGGGCTGTGCACGGCCGACGGGGTCCCGTTCCGGGCCGGTGAGACGCCGCTGGCCCGGGCGTTCCGGGGCGAGGTCGTCCAGCACGCCGACCTGGTCGTCCGGCGCTCCGGGCGCGCCGACCGGCAGTACCTGGCGAACGCCCAGCCGATCCGGGCCGCCGACGGCACCCGGCTGGGCGCGGTCGTCGCGCTGCACGACGTGACCGCGGCCGTCCGCACCGAGCGGCTGCGCGCGGTGCAGCACGCGGTCGCGACCGCGCTCACCGAGGCGACGTCGGCCGCCGACGCGGCCGCCCGGACCGTGGCCGCGGTGAGCAACGGGATGGGCTGGAGCAGCGGCGAGTACTGGCAGCTGGGCGAGGGCCGGGCGACGCTCGTCGCGTCCACCGGCCGGCCCGGCGACGGGGCGGTCGCGCTGGCCGTGGGCGAGGGCGGCGAGCCGCTCTCGCGCGAGCGGCAGTCCGACGGCCCGGGCGCGACGCTCGGCCTGCCGGTGCGCAGCGGCGACGGGCTCCTCGGCGTCCTGGTGTTCCGCCACGACGGCCCGCTGGGCTGCGACGAGGAGCTGCTCAGCCGGCTGGACGGCGTCGGCGCCTACCTGGCCCGGTTCGTCGAGAGCCGCCGGGCGCAGGCCGCCTGGCGGGCGTTCGAGCAGGTCGTCTCCAGCATCGACGACTACGTCTGGAGCGTCGAGGTCGGTCCGCACGGGGAGGCGACGCTGTTGTTCGCCAGCCCGAACGGCGCCCGCGTGTTCGGGGCCGACCTCTACACGCCCGACGGCCGGACCGTCCAGCTCTCCGAGCTCGTGCACCCGGACGACGCGGAGTCCCTGGCCACGTTCCACGCGTCGGTCCGGGAAGGCCGGCCCGGGGAACTGGAGGCGCGCTTCGTCGGCCGGGACGGCGTCGTCCGTTGGGTCTGGACGCGCGCGGTGCCGCGTCGCGAGAGCGACCGGCTGTACATCGACGGGATCTGTACCGACATCACCGAGCGGAACCGGATCTCCTCCGAGCGGGAGGAACTGCTGGCCCGCAAGCGGCAGCAGATCGCCGAGCTGCGGGAGCTCGACCGGATGAAGGACGAGCTGGTCGCGCTGGTCACCCACGAGCTGCGGTCGCCGATCACGTCGATCCGCGGCTACCTGGAGCTGGTCTTCGACGAGCCGGAAGGCATCTCGCCGGCCGCCGACCACTTCCTCCGGATCGTCGACCGCAAGGCCGCCGACCTGCAGCAGCTCACCGACGACCTGCTCGACATGGCCCGCCTGGACGCGGGCGAGATCTCGGTGGACGTCCGCCCGGTGTCGCTGAGCAAGCTGGTCGGCGACGTCGTCACCGACCTGCGGCCGGCCGCCGAGGCCAAGCACCTCACGGTGGCGGTGACCACCGACGGCCCGGTCGTCGTGTGCGCGGACCCGGCGCGGTTCCGGCAGGTGCTCACGAACGTCGTCTCGAACGCGGTGAAGTACACGCCGGACGGCGGTCAGGTCTCGATACGGGCCGCGAACGCCGACGGCGTTGCGACGCTGGACGTCGCCGACACCGGGATCGGCATCCCGGCCGACCAGTACCCGCGGCTGTTCGAGCGGTTCTTCCGGACCAGCAACGCGGTGCAGCAGGGCATCAAGGGCACCGGGCTCGGGCTGGCGATCACCAAAGCCATCGTCGAGCGCCACGGCGGGACGATCGCCGCCCGCCCGGGAGTCCCGTGCGGCACCGTCTTCACGATCACCCTCCCGGCCTCGGCCGAATGA
- a CDS encoding aldolase/citrate lyase family protein, with translation MSLRQSLASGRTVRGTFLKLAGEEPVDLARAAGADFVVVDLEHSQLSEADARRAVSRAFLLGLPALVRIPAVDSGLINRLLEAGAAGIQLSTLRSTAQTTALREATRYAPGGSRSISLAHPGANYSGVPLAEYLEAARDDPPLLVGQIETATTDDPLADVVEGLDVVFLGVTDLAVSLGLGEAEAFDARVAEIRAAASAGAVAGSWAASPAAADDAVAAGDRYVVVGSDLQFLAATLRQTLGGTR, from the coding sequence ATGTCTCTCCGGCAGTCGCTCGCGAGCGGGCGGACGGTGCGTGGCACCTTCCTGAAGCTCGCGGGCGAGGAGCCGGTCGACCTGGCCAGAGCCGCCGGTGCGGACTTCGTCGTGGTGGACCTCGAGCACTCCCAGCTGTCCGAAGCCGACGCCCGCCGGGCGGTGAGCCGGGCATTCCTGCTCGGCCTGCCCGCGCTGGTACGGATACCGGCCGTCGACTCAGGGCTGATCAACCGGCTGCTCGAAGCGGGGGCGGCCGGTATCCAGCTCTCGACGCTCCGTTCGACAGCTCAGACCACCGCGCTGCGGGAAGCGACCCGGTACGCCCCGGGCGGCTCGCGGAGCATCTCGCTCGCCCACCCCGGTGCCAACTACAGCGGCGTCCCGCTGGCCGAGTACCTGGAAGCGGCGAGGGACGACCCGCCGCTCCTCGTCGGCCAGATCGAGACGGCCACCACCGACGACCCGCTGGCGGACGTCGTCGAAGGCCTGGACGTGGTTTTCCTCGGGGTGACGGACCTGGCCGTGAGCCTGGGCCTCGGCGAGGCCGAGGCGTTCGACGCGCGGGTGGCCGAGATCCGGGCCGCTGCCTCCGCCGGGGCCGTGGCCGGTTCCTGGGCCGCATCCCCGGCCGCCGCCGACGACGCGGTCGCGGCCGGCGACCGGTACGTGGTCGTCGGCTCCGACCTGCAATTCCTCGCCGCCACCCTGCGGCAGACCCTGGGAGGCACCCGATGA
- a CDS encoding fumarylacetoacetate hydrolase family protein encodes METLVTRYGIARVEGDELAIVDLPYPDLSALLNSGGTLDEVAKAAVTRRLPKSQLDDVAVAPLSLSTTAVWGVGLNYHGKAALTGRPVPTSPILFLKPSSALTTHRASLPIPAGLTEQFDYEAEVGIVLGRALVDADPEDVWDAVAGIIAANDTTARDVMKATGTPVLAKGFPGCAPFGPTVLPLADVEDPNAIPVASWVDGEQRQESSTADLIFDVPDLLARLSRYARLEPGDVVLTGTPPGTGQDRGDYLRPGQQVTIAVGGLTPLVNTIS; translated from the coding sequence ATGGAAACGCTCGTCACCCGCTACGGCATCGCCCGGGTCGAGGGCGACGAGCTGGCCATCGTCGACCTGCCCTACCCGGACCTGTCCGCGCTGCTGAACTCCGGCGGCACGCTCGACGAGGTCGCGAAGGCCGCGGTGACCCGACGCCTGCCCAAGTCGCAGCTCGACGACGTGGCCGTCGCACCGCTCTCGCTGAGCACGACCGCGGTCTGGGGCGTCGGGCTGAATTACCACGGCAAGGCCGCGCTGACCGGCCGCCCGGTGCCGACCAGCCCGATCCTGTTCCTCAAGCCGTCCAGCGCGCTCACCACGCACCGGGCGTCGCTGCCGATCCCGGCCGGGCTCACCGAGCAGTTCGACTACGAGGCCGAGGTCGGCATCGTGCTCGGCCGCGCGCTCGTCGACGCCGACCCCGAGGACGTCTGGGACGCGGTCGCCGGCATCATCGCCGCGAACGACACGACGGCGCGGGACGTCATGAAGGCCACCGGTACGCCGGTGCTGGCCAAGGGTTTCCCGGGCTGTGCCCCGTTCGGGCCCACCGTGTTGCCGCTGGCCGACGTCGAGGACCCGAACGCGATCCCGGTCGCGTCGTGGGTCGACGGCGAACAGCGTCAGGAGAGCTCCACCGCCGACCTGATCTTCGACGTGCCGGACCTGCTGGCCCGGCTCTCCCGGTACGCGCGGCTCGAGCCCGGGGACGTCGTCCTCACCGGCACCCCGCCCGGCACCGGACAGGACCGGGGCGACTACCTCCGCCCCGGCCAGCAGGTGACGATCGCCGTCGGCGGCCTGACGCCGCTGGTCAACACCATTTCGTAA
- a CDS encoding TatD family hydrolase has product MSETRFDTVVRGGTVLDHASGLNKVTDLAIKDGKIAEIGDDLAGSAAQVVDATGAMVMPGLVEGHTHIFEKVSKVGAPQDEAHLRRGVVAAADAGTAGASTFPAFRTLVVEPTVMRIVNFLNVSVLGLIDFRYGELINPDTFNVEDALKTAADNPDVVRGFKIRLSEDVLGDRIVPLLEKAIDLGEQAGLPVMVHIGETALTLPEILERLRPGDIIAHCYTGKENGILDENGAVLREVYKARERGVMYDSAHGKSNMSFKVAKPAIAEGFLPDILSSDTSGRNWRGPVFDLVTSMSKFLALGVPMSEILPRVTTVPAKYLGLDSEGYGSLTVGGPAHVTVLKEVDAVVLPDAAGNTIEAPRLEPTAVFVNGVSHELTAWRGNPEGQ; this is encoded by the coding sequence ATGTCTGAAACGCGCTTCGACACCGTAGTGCGCGGCGGCACCGTCCTCGACCACGCGTCGGGCCTGAACAAGGTCACCGACCTGGCCATCAAGGACGGCAAGATCGCCGAGATCGGCGACGACCTGGCCGGCTCCGCGGCGCAGGTCGTGGACGCGACCGGCGCCATGGTCATGCCCGGCCTGGTCGAGGGCCACACGCACATCTTCGAGAAGGTCTCCAAGGTCGGCGCCCCGCAGGACGAGGCCCACCTCCGCCGCGGTGTGGTCGCCGCCGCCGACGCCGGCACCGCGGGCGCGTCGACGTTCCCGGCGTTCCGGACGCTGGTCGTCGAGCCGACCGTGATGCGGATCGTCAACTTCCTGAACGTCTCGGTGCTGGGCCTGATCGACTTCCGCTACGGCGAGCTGATCAACCCGGACACGTTCAACGTCGAGGACGCCCTGAAGACCGCGGCCGACAACCCGGACGTCGTCCGTGGCTTCAAGATCCGGCTCTCCGAGGACGTGCTGGGCGACCGGATCGTCCCGCTGCTGGAGAAGGCGATCGACCTCGGCGAGCAGGCCGGTCTGCCGGTCATGGTGCACATCGGCGAGACCGCGCTGACGCTGCCGGAGATCCTCGAGCGGCTGCGCCCGGGCGACATCATCGCCCACTGCTACACCGGCAAGGAGAACGGCATCCTGGACGAGAACGGCGCCGTCCTGCGCGAGGTCTACAAGGCCCGCGAGCGGGGCGTCATGTACGACTCGGCCCACGGCAAGTCGAACATGTCGTTCAAGGTCGCGAAGCCGGCGATCGCCGAGGGCTTCCTGCCCGACATCCTGAGCTCCGACACGTCCGGCCGGAACTGGCGCGGCCCGGTGTTCGACCTGGTGACGTCGATGTCGAAGTTCCTGGCGCTGGGCGTTCCCATGTCGGAGATCCTGCCCCGGGTCACGACCGTGCCGGCGAAGTACCTCGGCCTGGACTCCGAGGGCTACGGCTCGCTCACCGTCGGCGGCCCGGCGCACGTCACCGTGCTGAAAGAGGTCGACGCCGTGGTTCTCCCGGACGCGGCCGGCAACACGATCGAGGCCCCCCGGCTCGAGCCCACCGCGGTGTTCGTGAACGGCGTCTCGCACGAGCTGACCGCCTGGCGCGGCAACCCTGAGGGGCAGTAA
- a CDS encoding cupin domain-containing protein, with product MKLSEALYRTVVNWADVPEDVIRPGVRRRVYSTDEVMLCWHSLSVGMDLRPHSHADFDQLALILEGEADYFIEGVPHRMTAGSMLLVPAGAEHYIQPLTEPCINLDVFAPPREDYADIAAKLTAVLAQ from the coding sequence ATGAAGCTCAGCGAAGCGCTCTACCGCACGGTCGTGAACTGGGCCGACGTCCCGGAGGACGTGATTCGGCCGGGCGTTCGCCGCCGGGTCTACAGCACCGACGAGGTCATGCTGTGCTGGCACTCGCTCTCGGTCGGCATGGACCTGCGCCCGCACTCGCACGCGGACTTCGACCAGCTCGCGCTGATCCTCGAGGGCGAGGCCGACTACTTCATCGAGGGCGTCCCGCACCGGATGACGGCCGGCTCGATGCTGCTGGTGCCGGCCGGCGCCGAGCACTACATCCAGCCGCTCACCGAGCCGTGCATCAACCTCGACGTGTTCGCGCCCCCGCGTGAGGACTACGCCGACATCGCGGCGAAGCTGACTGCTGTACTAGCGCAGTGA
- a CDS encoding NAD(P)/FAD-dependent oxidoreductase, translated as MNTDVLIIGAGPVGLYGTYYAGFRGMSVALMDSLPEVGGQLAALYPEKNIYDVAGFPSVRGQDLVDSLLEQAQQSKPTMLLEQRATTIEVHDEGVTIGAVASTPGDPGVTVHAKAVLIAGGMGTFEPKELPAGGSYAGRGLRYFVPRLADLAGHDVLVVGGGDSAVDWALALEPLANSVALVHRRDAFRAHEKSVTALQESSVEVVTPYEVVAIAGETAIETVTLEHVDSKETHEREVKTVVAAIGFLTDLGPMADWGMDLKRRRILVDRTQQTNLPRVFAAGDIAQYDGKVALISVGFGEAATAINHIAPLVNAKWKTTPGHSSDAL; from the coding sequence GTGAACACAGACGTCCTGATCATCGGGGCCGGGCCGGTCGGGCTCTACGGCACGTACTACGCCGGGTTCCGGGGCATGTCGGTCGCGCTGATGGACTCGCTGCCCGAGGTCGGCGGCCAGCTCGCGGCGCTGTACCCGGAGAAGAACATCTACGACGTCGCCGGGTTCCCGTCGGTGCGCGGCCAGGACCTGGTCGACTCGCTGCTGGAGCAGGCCCAGCAGTCGAAGCCGACGATGCTGCTGGAGCAGCGCGCGACGACGATCGAGGTGCACGACGAGGGCGTGACGATCGGGGCCGTGGCCTCGACGCCGGGCGACCCCGGCGTGACCGTGCACGCGAAGGCGGTCCTGATCGCCGGGGGCATGGGGACATTCGAACCCAAGGAGCTGCCGGCCGGGGGCTCCTACGCCGGCCGCGGCCTGCGGTACTTCGTGCCCCGGCTCGCCGACCTGGCCGGGCACGACGTGCTCGTGGTCGGCGGCGGCGACTCGGCGGTCGACTGGGCGCTGGCCCTGGAGCCGCTGGCCAACTCCGTCGCGCTCGTCCACCGCCGGGACGCGTTCCGGGCCCACGAGAAGAGCGTCACCGCGCTGCAGGAGTCGTCGGTCGAGGTCGTGACGCCGTACGAGGTCGTCGCGATCGCGGGCGAGACCGCGATCGAGACCGTCACGCTCGAGCACGTCGACTCCAAGGAGACGCACGAGCGGGAGGTGAAGACCGTCGTCGCGGCGATCGGGTTCCTCACCGACCTGGGCCCGATGGCCGACTGGGGCATGGACCTCAAGCGCCGCCGGATCCTCGTCGACCGCACCCAGCAGACGAACCTGCCCCGGGTGTTCGCGGCCGGTGACATCGCCCAGTACGACGGCAAGGTGGCGCTGATCTCGGTCGGCTTCGGCGAGGCCGCCACCGCGATCAACCACATCGCGCCGCTGGTCAACGCGAAATGGAAAACCACACCGGGCCACAGCTCGGACGCCCTCTGA
- a CDS encoding GAF domain-containing sensor histidine kinase gives MAAEETRLAVLRGHHILDTEAETEFDDIALLAAEICGTPIALVSLVDDDRQWFKAHIGLDFRQTCRDAAFCAHAIEQPDILEVPDAAADPRFADNPLVVGEPFIRFYAGAPLRVEGGLSLGTVCVIDRMPRTLTPAQRRALRALARHAAAEIELRSYARQKVDVTRRVVELEDLKNRILTTVSHELRTPLASIRGYLELLLDDSDPLDPQTGRDFLAVMQRNAHRLTQLVDDMLLATKVGPKGLDISRVPIDLGDLVAAAVAGSRPLAELKGLDLTFDQPDDPVLVCGSHRELTRALQHVLLNAVKFTSDGAIAVQVSDIPAPTVVVTDTGSGIADEELPRLFDPFYRTEDADNAAVQGPGLGLTLVEAIVSAHDGEVDLRSRLGAGTTVALRFPVCEA, from the coding sequence ATGGCGGCGGAGGAGACCCGACTCGCGGTCCTGCGCGGCCATCACATCCTCGACACCGAAGCCGAGACCGAGTTCGACGACATCGCGCTGCTCGCGGCCGAGATCTGCGGCACGCCGATCGCGCTGGTCAGCCTGGTGGACGACGACCGGCAGTGGTTCAAGGCGCACATCGGCCTCGACTTCCGGCAGACCTGCCGGGACGCCGCATTCTGCGCCCACGCGATCGAACAACCCGACATCCTCGAGGTGCCGGACGCGGCCGCCGATCCGCGGTTCGCCGACAATCCGCTGGTCGTCGGCGAGCCCTTCATCCGGTTCTACGCCGGGGCGCCGCTGCGCGTGGAAGGCGGGCTGAGCCTCGGCACGGTCTGCGTCATCGACCGCATGCCCCGCACGCTCACCCCGGCTCAGCGGCGCGCGCTCCGCGCGCTGGCCCGGCACGCGGCCGCCGAGATCGAGCTCCGCTCCTACGCGCGCCAGAAGGTCGACGTCACCCGGCGCGTCGTCGAGCTCGAGGACCTGAAGAACCGGATCCTGACGACGGTCAGCCACGAACTCCGGACGCCGCTCGCCTCGATCCGCGGCTATCTCGAGCTGCTGCTGGACGACTCGGACCCGCTCGACCCGCAGACCGGCCGGGACTTCCTCGCGGTCATGCAGCGCAACGCCCACCGGCTCACCCAGCTGGTCGACGACATGCTGCTGGCCACCAAGGTGGGCCCCAAAGGCCTGGACATCAGCCGGGTGCCGATCGACCTGGGTGATCTGGTCGCGGCCGCGGTCGCCGGGAGCCGTCCGCTGGCCGAGCTCAAGGGCCTCGACCTGACGTTCGACCAGCCCGACGATCCGGTGCTGGTCTGCGGCTCGCACCGGGAGCTGACCAGGGCGCTGCAGCACGTCCTGCTCAACGCGGTGAAGTTCACCAGCGACGGGGCGATCGCCGTGCAGGTCAGCGACATCCCGGCGCCGACGGTCGTGGTCACCGACACCGGCAGCGGCATCGCCGACGAGGAACTCCCGCGGCTGTTCGACCCGTTCTACCGCACCGAGGACGCCGACAACGCCGCCGTTCAGGGCCCCGGTCTGGGGCTGACGCTCGTCGAGGCGATCGTCTCGGCCCACGACGGTGAGGTGGACCTGCGCAGCCGGCTGGGCGCCGGTACGACGGTCGCGCTGCGGTTCCCGGTGTGTGAGGCGTGA
- the fdxA gene encoding ferredoxin — protein sequence MAYVVTDACIDVQDKSCIEECPVDCIYTGPRMMYINPEECVDCGRCEPACPTVSIYHEEDLPAEREQFAGINEQIFLTLGIGSPGGARKIPPLAADHEEVASWTK from the coding sequence ATGGCTTACGTCGTCACTGACGCCTGCATCGACGTCCAGGACAAGTCCTGCATCGAGGAATGCCCGGTCGACTGCATCTACACCGGCCCCCGGATGATGTACATCAACCCGGAGGAGTGCGTCGACTGCGGCCGCTGCGAGCCGGCCTGCCCGACGGTCTCGATCTACCACGAGGAAGACCTGCCGGCCGAGCGCGAGCAGTTCGCCGGGATCAACGAGCAGATCTTCCTCACGCTGGGGATCGGCTCGCCCGGCGGCGCGCGGAAGATCCCGCCGCTGGCCGCCGACCACGAGGAGGTCGCCTCGTGGACGAAGTGA